In a genomic window of Saccharothrix sp. HUAS TT1:
- the brxD gene encoding BREX system ATP-binding protein BrxD produces the protein MTPPVSEARRREVIAALRRGTVPQTGLDLFAVGLDRFTVAMDEDIATAAKGGAAFHAVRGEYGSGKTFFARWLAERAKRAGLAATEVQISETETPLHRLETVYRRLTERLSTATHRPSALGPVVDSWFYTLEEEVLDGGEVAEDDEQALSEAVDVLLEQRLAEVARTTPAFSAALRGYRQARVAGDAATAEALLAWLGGQKSVAASARRAANVRGDLDHFAALGFLQGLLTVLRDSGHPGLLLVLDEIETLQRVRGDVREKGLNALRQLLDEIDAGRFPGLFLVITGTPAFFDGQQGVQRLPPLAQRLATDFTTDPKFDSPRAVQLRLPGFDLVKLGELGRAVRDLYVGVARHPDRVSSAVDDSYVAQLADAVTGGLGGQVGVAPRIFLRKLVADVLDRVDEHDDFDPRRHYALTLAQSELTEVERNAAARSADDIALDLP, from the coding sequence GTGACGCCCCCGGTCAGCGAAGCTCGCCGGCGCGAGGTGATCGCCGCCCTGCGGCGCGGCACCGTGCCCCAGACAGGGCTGGACCTGTTCGCCGTGGGCCTCGACCGGTTCACGGTGGCGATGGACGAAGACATCGCCACCGCGGCCAAGGGCGGGGCGGCGTTCCACGCGGTGCGCGGTGAGTACGGATCGGGCAAGACGTTCTTCGCCCGGTGGCTGGCCGAACGCGCGAAGCGCGCCGGGTTGGCGGCCACCGAGGTGCAGATCTCGGAGACCGAGACGCCGCTGCACCGGTTGGAGACCGTCTACCGGCGGCTGACCGAGCGCCTCAGCACGGCGACGCACCGGCCGAGCGCTTTGGGACCTGTGGTCGACTCGTGGTTCTACACGCTGGAGGAGGAGGTTCTCGACGGCGGCGAGGTCGCCGAGGACGACGAGCAAGCGCTGTCGGAGGCGGTGGACGTCCTGCTGGAGCAGCGCCTCGCCGAGGTGGCTCGGACGACTCCCGCGTTCTCCGCGGCCCTGCGCGGCTACCGGCAGGCGCGCGTCGCCGGTGACGCCGCCACGGCGGAAGCGCTGCTGGCCTGGTTGGGCGGGCAGAAGTCCGTCGCCGCGTCGGCCCGACGTGCGGCGAACGTGCGCGGGGACCTCGACCACTTCGCCGCACTCGGTTTCCTCCAGGGACTGCTGACCGTGCTGCGGGACAGCGGGCACCCCGGGTTGCTGCTGGTGCTGGACGAGATCGAGACCCTCCAACGGGTGCGCGGCGACGTCCGGGAGAAGGGGCTCAACGCACTTCGACAACTGCTGGACGAGATCGACGCGGGCCGCTTCCCCGGTCTGTTCCTGGTGATCACCGGGACACCCGCGTTCTTCGACGGGCAGCAGGGCGTGCAGCGGCTCCCACCGCTGGCGCAGCGGCTGGCCACGGACTTCACCACCGACCCGAAGTTCGACTCCCCTCGGGCGGTGCAGCTCCGGTTGCCCGGGTTCGACCTGGTCAAGCTGGGTGAACTGGGACGAGCGGTGCGCGACCTGTACGTGGGCGTCGCACGTCACCCCGACCGCGTCTCGTCCGCCGTTGACGACTCTTACGTCGCTCAGCTCGCCGACGCGGTCACCGGCGGCCTGGGTGGCCAGGTCGGGGTGGCGCCGCGAATCTTCCTGCGCAAGCTGGTCGCCGACGTGCTGGACCGCGTGGACGAGCACGACGACTTCGACCCGCGCAGGCACTACGCCCTCACCCTGGCCCAGTCCGAGCTGACGGAGGTCGAGCGGAACGCGGCGGCGCGCTCCGCGGACGACATCGCGCTGGACCTGCCGTGA
- a CDS encoding DEAD/DEAH box helicase, whose amino-acid sequence MTNGLDGLHPALVHHIVNTLGWSSLRPLQAEAAGPLVDGDDAVLLAPTAGGKTEAACFPLLSAMEQHKWTGLSVIYVCPLKALLNNLHPRLEGYASWLGRRVGLWHGDTTQATRQKILRDPPDILLTTPESLEAMLVSVKVEHGAFFAGLRTVVVDEVHAFAGDDRGWHLLAVLERLSRVVGRRIQRVGLSATVGNPHDLLDWLQGSSRGAHPARVIAPGVTGTAVNPASVGEIELDYVGSVSNAATVISSLHRGEKRLVFCDSRQLVEELGEALRSRGVTTFLSHASLSVDERRRAELAFAEARDCVIVSTSTLELGIDVGDLDRVIQINAPGSVASFLQRLGRTGRRAGTVRNCLFLAIRRDQVAWTAGLLLLWSRGFVEPVTAPPQPRHIVAQQILALALQENRIGDRLWAEGWNGLAPFDRSAEPILRHLVDNGFLDRDGDMLFIGPAAEQRFGRRHFMDMTAVFTAPPQFTVLHGRREIGRTDPALLTDKVEGPRLLLLGGRSWKVGWIDWKRRRCFVEEATGGGKARWHTPGLSGASLHLSHAVRDVLLGSDPPVKMTQRAQRALTEEREDASSTVHPGGTVVTRDDADVRWWTWAGYRANATLASTLSELTDAKQRVDDASIRLRTDVTMGMWRAALVDAAERLCLPEVDERALQGLKFSEALPQTLATATLAARLADLDGAAAVLAEPSRFVVTAGGPR is encoded by the coding sequence GTGACCAACGGCCTCGACGGTCTGCACCCGGCGTTGGTGCACCACATCGTGAACACGCTCGGGTGGAGTTCGTTGCGGCCGTTGCAGGCGGAGGCAGCGGGGCCGTTGGTGGACGGTGACGACGCGGTGCTGCTGGCGCCCACCGCCGGGGGCAAGACGGAGGCCGCGTGCTTCCCGTTGCTCAGCGCGATGGAGCAGCATAAGTGGACGGGGTTGTCGGTCATCTACGTGTGCCCGCTCAAGGCACTGCTGAACAACCTGCACCCCCGCCTGGAGGGCTACGCCTCGTGGTTGGGGCGCCGGGTCGGTCTGTGGCACGGCGACACGACCCAGGCCACCCGCCAGAAGATCCTCCGTGATCCCCCGGACATCCTGCTGACCACACCGGAATCCCTGGAGGCGATGCTCGTCAGCGTCAAGGTCGAGCACGGCGCGTTCTTCGCCGGTCTCCGCACGGTGGTGGTGGACGAGGTGCACGCCTTCGCCGGCGACGACCGGGGCTGGCACCTGCTGGCAGTCCTGGAGCGCCTGTCACGAGTGGTCGGGCGACGGATCCAACGGGTGGGCCTGTCCGCGACGGTCGGTAACCCGCACGACCTGCTGGACTGGTTGCAGGGTTCCAGTCGGGGAGCCCATCCGGCTCGGGTGATCGCGCCGGGGGTCACCGGCACCGCCGTGAACCCCGCATCGGTCGGCGAGATCGAGCTGGACTACGTGGGCTCGGTGTCCAACGCGGCCACGGTGATCTCCTCGCTGCACCGAGGCGAGAAGCGGTTGGTGTTCTGCGATTCCCGGCAGCTGGTGGAAGAACTGGGTGAGGCGCTGCGCAGCCGCGGTGTCACCACGTTCCTGTCCCACGCGTCCCTGTCCGTGGACGAGCGACGGCGGGCTGAACTGGCCTTCGCCGAAGCCCGCGACTGCGTGATCGTCTCCACCAGCACGTTGGAGCTGGGCATCGACGTGGGCGACCTGGACCGGGTCATCCAGATCAACGCGCCCGGTTCGGTGGCGTCGTTCCTGCAACGGCTCGGGCGGACCGGTCGCCGGGCCGGGACGGTCCGCAACTGCCTGTTCCTCGCCATCAGGCGTGACCAGGTGGCCTGGACGGCGGGGCTGCTCCTGCTGTGGAGCAGGGGTTTCGTCGAGCCGGTCACCGCCCCACCGCAGCCGCGGCACATCGTCGCGCAGCAAATACTCGCGTTGGCGCTGCAGGAGAACCGCATCGGCGACCGGCTGTGGGCGGAGGGCTGGAACGGCTTGGCGCCGTTCGACCGCAGCGCCGAGCCGATCCTGCGGCACCTGGTGGACAACGGCTTCCTCGACCGCGACGGTGACATGCTGTTCATCGGGCCCGCGGCCGAACAGCGCTTCGGGCGCAGGCACTTCATGGACATGACGGCGGTGTTCACCGCGCCACCGCAGTTCACCGTCCTGCACGGTCGCCGCGAGATCGGGCGCACCGACCCCGCGCTGCTCACCGATAAGGTCGAGGGTCCTCGTCTGCTGCTACTGGGCGGGCGAAGCTGGAAAGTCGGGTGGATCGACTGGAAGCGCCGCCGCTGCTTCGTGGAGGAGGCGACCGGCGGCGGCAAGGCTCGCTGGCACACCCCGGGGCTCAGCGGTGCCTCGCTGCACCTGAGCCACGCCGTTCGGGACGTGCTGCTGGGTAGCGATCCGCCCGTGAAGATGACCCAGCGGGCACAACGCGCGTTGACCGAGGAGCGCGAGGACGCGAGCAGCACCGTGCACCCCGGTGGAACGGTCGTGACCCGTGACGACGCGGACGTGCGCTGGTGGACCTGGGCGGGGTACCGGGCGAACGCCACGCTCGCCTCCACACTGTCCGAGCTGACCGATGCCAAGCAGCGCGTGGACGACGCGTCCATCCGGCTCCGCACGGACGTCACCATGGGCATGTGGCGGGCGGCGTTGGTCGACGCGGCCGAGCGCTTGTGCCTGCCGGAGGTCGACGAACGGGCTCTGCAGGGCTTGAAGTTCAGCGAGGCACTGCCGCAGACCCTGGCAACGGCGACATTGGCCGCGCGCCTGGCGGATCTGGACGGCGCGGCGGCGGTGTTGGCCGAGCCGAGCAGGTTCGTCGTCACCGCCGGGGGACCGCGGTAG
- a CDS encoding AAA domain-containing protein — protein MRTPENDPVLRDRVARLMGVLRQIAVAKNRPVRQVNQYLDTLWLSPAHELGLVHAALESGEQVVRVPRVPNEREPLPPPSLRNWVEWARGGGDHLPEPVLKQRVDTLRGSVQSTDFPRLEREFASWMRVWRPWAERERVRRPRRRLYEKLFELQREAVDRPESVELVLSTGLLHAPGSGEEGVHVHLITQSVVIEQDAVTGDLVCSLADESVPRLEADELLSGLPLFDQSSGQVMRDRLRDTVRSVLDPAAEGFLKEWSSRALQIEYVVDNGWDRPVGSSARVALAPAVVARRRGAFALRQYYDTITRSLVGDDTPVPLGLAQLVRAIEPEGRLQWLERTGSTAAAVLAEEPLFPLPANEEQAQILERLGGDSGVVVEGPPGTGKTHTIANLVSALLARGQRVLVTSEKAQALRVLRDKLPESMRDLCVALTDASTKGDSELARSVNQLAGRKADFNPVRAEREIADLDARRRDALTKRADLLERIRALRESETYVHPEIASGYQGTLTGIVRTVNAEEEHAWVPAPASGPLPLSGDEFAELVDLLRDETPERVGRRGQVLPAADQLPDSEAVARYSEAVARGDAARGGEVGGLVQVLGDLDAVRLAHLGPTCAEVSEAIDAVRRLASEATWALSMAEGLLTGGVSHLWERAAQQLGRVEQAVADDHEAGFADVQVAGGILPGPAAEVLRAFADYLDKGGAVRKKLFRSDEQKAMAAYDTSVLVDGAPVRTTEQARAAAAHLRVLETHRVLDAAFAPLGLTLAANPHRGVLVERMRQVRYACSAVNRVVTACGQLAGLLLPIPVAQRPRVDSLTAAEAIARTALAVSDARVASLARVELDEAARRVLGAGEGARSAPEVEAVAAALREADAAAYRDAVAALVDARYQYQAQLRADELLGRVTKANRPLAEELRRSRADRSWSLRIAHWPRAWARARALTWVEHQATPDLERALDGELDVLVQEISLLTAELAAAKAWLACLSRMTAVQVQALQSYRSAKSNELKGTGKYAERFRSSAREAMMVAQAAVPAWVMPIQQVLASIPPVPGAFDVVIVDEASQADLTSTFLLWLAPRVIVVGDDKQCSPSEVTSGSLDEIFNRIDTDLPDIPSYLRNEFSPRSSMFSMLRARFGQVVRLREHFRCMPEIINWSSNEFYRDAPLVPVRQFGADRLPPLRTTYVRGGYSQGANDRLVNRPEAEAIAESVAACLDDPAYDGKTFGIVVLQGRAQIDLIREELYKRIAIEQFTERRLRIGVPPDFQGDERNVVWLSLVVGPEQRFISLTRREFQQRFNVAASRAQDQLWLFHSVTADRLKIGDLRHSLLTYMSTTGSVPVSPMPDDVDPDKRHPDFDSLFEQRVFLDIRARGYHVTPQVETNGRRIDLVVTGAAGKLAVECDGDAFHSTPEQRVADLQREQELKRCGWMFWRVRESTYYLDRVVALAPLWETLDRLGIKPIGSVVSDGAPTATVWTPAVLDRPEPAHPDTDPDIGDQEGGTAATSGDTHTAERVPVERVPVEPTPAGRYDADDRVCVLLVEEARRRPLLNEDVCDLLGVDATTAREVLNALVNKGALLRSGSPLGASYRPPGQRESPIEDKPDDPRLDVVRRLASRVGGVGNAGVREALGISAGEAQLLLRALHQAGELDRIGSKGARVYRRRR, from the coding sequence ATGCGCACTCCTGAGAACGACCCCGTGCTGCGCGACCGGGTCGCTCGGCTGATGGGAGTCCTGCGTCAGATCGCGGTGGCGAAGAACCGGCCGGTTCGGCAGGTGAACCAGTATCTCGACACCCTGTGGTTGTCACCCGCCCACGAACTCGGCCTCGTCCACGCAGCCCTGGAGTCGGGGGAGCAGGTTGTTCGCGTGCCGAGGGTGCCGAACGAGCGCGAACCCCTTCCGCCACCGTCGTTGCGGAACTGGGTCGAATGGGCCCGAGGCGGTGGTGATCACCTACCGGAACCGGTGCTGAAGCAGCGCGTCGACACCCTGCGCGGGTCCGTCCAGTCGACCGACTTCCCACGCCTCGAACGGGAGTTCGCGTCCTGGATGCGGGTGTGGCGGCCGTGGGCGGAGCGTGAACGGGTCCGGCGACCGCGCAGGCGCCTCTACGAGAAGTTGTTCGAACTCCAGCGCGAGGCCGTCGACCGGCCGGAGAGCGTCGAACTCGTCCTCTCGACAGGACTCCTGCACGCACCCGGCAGCGGAGAGGAGGGCGTACACGTCCACCTCATCACCCAGTCGGTTGTCATCGAGCAGGACGCGGTGACCGGTGACCTGGTGTGCTCGCTGGCCGACGAGTCGGTCCCGAGACTGGAGGCGGACGAGCTGCTGTCCGGTCTTCCCCTGTTCGACCAGTCGAGCGGTCAGGTGATGCGCGACCGGCTGCGCGACACCGTTCGATCCGTCCTCGACCCCGCGGCGGAGGGGTTCCTGAAGGAGTGGTCCTCCCGGGCGCTGCAGATCGAGTACGTCGTCGACAACGGTTGGGACCGCCCCGTGGGATCGAGTGCCCGGGTGGCGCTCGCACCCGCAGTCGTGGCGCGCCGGCGCGGGGCGTTCGCGCTGAGGCAGTACTACGACACCATCACCAGGTCACTCGTGGGGGACGACACGCCTGTGCCGCTGGGCTTGGCGCAGCTCGTCCGGGCGATCGAACCTGAGGGTCGGCTGCAGTGGCTGGAGCGCACCGGCAGCACCGCTGCGGCGGTGCTGGCCGAGGAGCCGCTGTTCCCGCTGCCGGCGAACGAGGAGCAAGCGCAGATCCTCGAACGGCTGGGCGGTGACAGCGGGGTGGTGGTGGAGGGCCCGCCGGGCACCGGCAAGACCCACACCATCGCGAACCTCGTCAGCGCGCTGCTCGCCCGCGGCCAGCGGGTGCTCGTGACCAGTGAGAAAGCCCAGGCACTGCGGGTGTTGCGGGACAAGCTGCCGGAGTCCATGCGCGACCTGTGCGTGGCGCTCACCGACGCGTCCACCAAGGGCGACTCGGAACTGGCGCGCAGCGTCAACCAGCTGGCGGGCCGCAAAGCGGACTTCAACCCGGTCAGAGCCGAGCGGGAGATCGCCGATCTGGACGCTCGCCGCCGTGATGCGTTGACGAAGCGCGCCGACCTGCTGGAACGCATTCGAGCGCTGCGTGAGTCGGAGACCTACGTCCACCCGGAGATCGCGTCGGGTTACCAGGGCACGCTCACCGGGATCGTGCGAACCGTCAACGCGGAGGAGGAGCACGCGTGGGTCCCGGCACCCGCTTCCGGTCCACTCCCGCTGAGCGGCGACGAGTTCGCCGAGCTGGTCGACCTGCTGCGTGACGAGACCCCGGAACGGGTGGGTCGGCGCGGCCAAGTGCTCCCCGCAGCCGACCAACTCCCCGACAGCGAGGCGGTGGCCCGGTACAGCGAGGCCGTGGCACGTGGCGACGCAGCCCGCGGAGGCGAAGTCGGTGGCCTCGTCCAGGTCCTCGGCGACTTGGACGCTGTTCGGCTCGCCCACCTCGGCCCGACGTGCGCCGAGGTGTCCGAGGCGATCGACGCGGTTCGTCGGCTGGCCTCCGAGGCGACGTGGGCGCTGTCGATGGCCGAGGGCCTGCTGACCGGCGGGGTAAGCCACTTGTGGGAGCGGGCGGCTCAGCAACTGGGGCGGGTCGAGCAGGCCGTCGCCGACGACCACGAGGCGGGTTTCGCGGACGTGCAGGTCGCGGGCGGCATCCTGCCCGGCCCCGCCGCCGAGGTGCTCCGGGCTTTCGCCGACTACCTGGACAAGGGCGGTGCGGTGCGCAAGAAGCTGTTCCGCAGCGATGAGCAGAAGGCGATGGCCGCCTATGACACATCCGTCCTGGTCGACGGCGCTCCGGTCCGGACAACCGAGCAGGCGCGGGCCGCGGCCGCGCACTTGCGGGTTCTGGAGACCCACCGCGTTCTGGACGCCGCATTCGCCCCACTCGGCCTCACCCTCGCCGCCAACCCCCACCGGGGTGTGCTCGTAGAACGGATGCGGCAGGTCAGGTATGCCTGCAGTGCGGTCAACCGCGTCGTCACGGCGTGCGGGCAACTCGCCGGGTTGCTGCTGCCGATCCCCGTTGCGCAGCGTCCGCGCGTGGACTCCCTGACGGCGGCCGAGGCGATCGCCCGCACCGCGCTCGCGGTGTCCGACGCCCGCGTCGCATCCTTAGCGCGGGTCGAGCTGGACGAGGCGGCGCGGAGAGTTCTCGGCGCGGGTGAGGGCGCGCGTTCCGCGCCTGAGGTCGAAGCGGTCGCCGCGGCGCTGCGCGAGGCCGACGCCGCCGCGTACCGCGACGCGGTGGCGGCTCTCGTCGACGCCCGGTACCAGTACCAGGCTCAGCTCCGTGCTGACGAACTGCTCGGACGCGTTACCAAGGCCAACCGGCCGCTCGCGGAGGAGCTTCGACGTTCCCGCGCCGACCGGTCGTGGTCGCTGCGGATCGCGCACTGGCCACGGGCGTGGGCTCGGGCCCGTGCGTTGACCTGGGTCGAACACCAGGCGACACCAGACCTGGAACGCGCGCTGGATGGCGAACTGGACGTGCTGGTGCAGGAGATATCCCTGCTGACCGCCGAACTCGCAGCGGCTAAGGCGTGGCTGGCGTGCCTGAGCCGGATGACCGCCGTGCAGGTGCAGGCCCTGCAGAGCTACCGGTCGGCGAAGAGCAACGAGCTGAAGGGGACCGGCAAGTACGCCGAGCGGTTCCGCAGCTCGGCCCGCGAGGCGATGATGGTCGCCCAAGCCGCCGTGCCCGCGTGGGTGATGCCGATCCAGCAGGTGCTGGCGTCGATCCCGCCCGTGCCGGGCGCGTTCGACGTGGTGATCGTGGACGAAGCCAGCCAAGCGGATCTGACCAGCACCTTCCTGCTGTGGTTGGCACCGCGGGTCATCGTCGTCGGCGACGACAAGCAGTGCTCGCCCTCGGAGGTGACCTCGGGGTCGCTGGACGAGATCTTCAACCGCATCGACACCGACCTGCCGGACATCCCGAGTTACCTGCGCAACGAGTTCAGCCCTCGCTCCAGCATGTTCTCGATGCTGCGCGCCAGGTTCGGCCAGGTGGTGCGGCTGCGCGAGCACTTCCGGTGCATGCCGGAGATCATCAACTGGTCGTCCAACGAGTTCTACCGGGACGCGCCGCTTGTGCCGGTGCGCCAGTTCGGCGCCGACCGGCTACCGCCGCTGCGCACGACGTACGTGCGCGGCGGCTACTCGCAGGGGGCGAACGACCGACTGGTCAACCGGCCGGAGGCCGAGGCCATCGCCGAGTCGGTGGCGGCGTGCCTGGACGACCCCGCCTACGACGGCAAGACGTTCGGAATTGTGGTCCTCCAGGGACGGGCGCAGATCGACCTCATCCGCGAGGAGCTTTACAAGCGCATCGCCATCGAGCAGTTCACCGAGCGGCGGCTGCGCATCGGAGTCCCCCCGGACTTCCAGGGGGACGAGCGCAACGTCGTGTGGCTGTCGCTCGTGGTCGGACCCGAGCAGAGATTCATCTCGCTGACCAGGCGGGAGTTCCAGCAGCGGTTCAACGTGGCCGCCTCCCGCGCCCAGGACCAGCTGTGGCTGTTCCACTCGGTCACGGCCGACCGGTTGAAGATCGGTGATCTGAGGCACTCGCTGCTGACCTACATGAGCACGACGGGTTCCGTTCCGGTGTCGCCCATGCCGGACGACGTGGACCCCGACAAGCGGCACCCCGACTTCGACTCCCTGTTCGAGCAGCGCGTGTTCCTCGACATCCGGGCCCGCGGCTACCACGTCACGCCCCAGGTGGAGACCAACGGCCGACGGATCGACCTGGTGGTCACCGGCGCGGCGGGCAAGCTGGCCGTGGAGTGCGACGGCGACGCGTTCCACTCCACGCCGGAGCAGCGGGTCGCGGACCTCCAGCGGGAGCAGGAGCTGAAGCGGTGCGGGTGGATGTTCTGGCGGGTCCGCGAGTCCACCTACTACCTCGACCGCGTCGTCGCGCTGGCTCCGCTGTGGGAGACGTTGGACCGCCTCGGTATCAAGCCGATCGGCTCAGTCGTCAGCGATGGAGCCCCGACCGCGACGGTGTGGACCCCGGCGGTCCTCGACCGTCCCGAGCCCGCACATCCGGACACCGACCCGGACATCGGCGACCAGGAAGGCGGCACCGCTGCCACCTCCGGCGACACCCACACCGCGGAACGGGTTCCGGTGGAACGGGTTCCGGTGGAGCCGACGCCCGCCGGCAGGTACGACGCGGACGACCGGGTGTGTGTCCTCCTGGTCGAGGAGGCCCGCCGCAGGCCGCTGCTGAACGAGGACGTGTGCGACCTGTTGGGTGTCGACGCGACCACTGCCCGAGAAGTGCTCAACGCGCTGGTGAACAAGGGAGCGCTCCTCAGGTCGGGGAGTCCGCTGGGCGCCAGCTACCGCCCTCCGGGTCAGCGCGAATCGCCGATCGAGGACAAGCCGGACGACCCGAGGCTCGACGTGGTCCGGCGGTTGGCGAGCCGGGTGGGAGGTGTCGGCAACGCGGGAGTGCGAGAAGCTCTCGGCATCAGCGCAGGGGAGGCCCAGTTGCTCCTTCGCGCGCTCCACCAGGCCGGCGAGTTGGACCGGATCGGCTCGAAAGGGGCGCGGGTGTACCGGCGGCGGCGCTGA
- a CDS encoding DNA/RNA helicase domain-containing protein, whose product MALVRRSAQNLLDMSDRLHTVLEEQARIQFESGVAPAEVRSWQNSLPAFLTDVVEAGLGHVEVLLEHKLPHNPKRVDVILCGTHPRRGTPSYVLVELKQWSSAEPVGDDLVQVPHYPEPVLHPVEQVRRYCEYLVDSTPALAEQPGAVHGLAYLHNALESGVWRLLQYEVDDYGRLYTMDTRSRMADRLRTLLDPDPTSRDAASRAAEHLLNARHAPSKPLLDLAAREIQDREQFVLLDEQQVAYSAVMQAVERARTSRTQTVVIVLGGPGSGKSVIALSLLGELARLNRRVYHATGSSAFTSTLRKLAGRRSPRVQSMFKYFNSFMDAEPRGLDVLICDEAHRVRETSVNRYTKAEARQRARRQVTELIDAALVPVFLLDEHQVVRPGEMGSKQQIEAAARALGCEVEVVHLAGQYRCGGSEFFDTWSAGLLGIGRRRATAWSDLVTRDDEDFVVRAAPTPAAVEEWLLAQQARFGGTARLAAGYCWKWSDPTTVDGTKVLVPDVRIGDWQRPWNAKPGKRVPDAPESHYWASDERGFGQVGCVYTAQGFEYDWAGVIIGPDFVRRDGRWVARREHSHDPAVKSATDANFHELIRNTYKVLLTRGMRGMCVCSTDPETQDYLETMAR is encoded by the coding sequence GTGGCTCTCGTGCGCCGCAGCGCTCAGAACCTGCTCGACATGTCCGATCGGCTGCACACCGTGCTGGAGGAGCAAGCCCGCATCCAGTTCGAGTCGGGCGTGGCCCCGGCCGAGGTGCGGTCGTGGCAGAACAGCCTGCCCGCGTTCCTCACCGACGTCGTGGAGGCCGGGCTCGGGCACGTCGAGGTGCTGCTGGAGCACAAGCTCCCGCACAACCCGAAACGCGTCGACGTCATCCTGTGCGGCACGCACCCGCGGCGTGGAACACCGTCCTACGTGCTGGTCGAGCTCAAGCAGTGGTCGAGCGCCGAGCCGGTCGGCGACGACCTGGTGCAGGTGCCCCACTACCCGGAGCCGGTCCTGCACCCCGTCGAGCAGGTGCGCCGGTACTGCGAGTACCTCGTGGACTCCACGCCCGCGCTGGCGGAACAGCCCGGCGCGGTGCACGGCCTCGCGTACTTGCACAACGCGTTGGAGTCGGGCGTCTGGCGGCTGCTCCAGTACGAGGTGGACGACTACGGCCGGCTCTACACGATGGACACGCGGTCGAGGATGGCCGACCGGTTGAGGACGTTGCTCGATCCCGATCCGACGTCGAGGGACGCGGCGAGCCGAGCCGCCGAGCACCTGCTGAACGCGAGGCACGCGCCGTCCAAGCCACTGCTCGACCTGGCGGCCCGCGAGATCCAGGACCGCGAGCAGTTCGTGCTGCTCGACGAGCAGCAGGTGGCGTACAGCGCGGTCATGCAGGCCGTCGAACGCGCGCGGACCAGCCGCACGCAGACGGTGGTGATCGTGCTCGGCGGGCCGGGCTCGGGCAAGAGCGTCATCGCGCTGAGCCTGCTCGGCGAACTGGCCCGGCTGAATCGCCGGGTCTACCACGCCACCGGCTCCAGCGCCTTCACGAGCACCCTGCGCAAGCTGGCGGGAAGGCGTTCGCCTCGGGTGCAGAGCATGTTCAAGTACTTCAACAGCTTCATGGACGCCGAGCCACGCGGCCTGGACGTGCTGATCTGCGACGAGGCGCACCGGGTCCGTGAGACCAGCGTCAACCGCTACACCAAGGCCGAAGCCCGTCAGCGGGCGCGGCGGCAGGTGACCGAGTTGATCGACGCCGCGCTGGTGCCGGTCTTCCTGCTGGACGAGCACCAGGTGGTGCGGCCGGGCGAGATGGGTTCGAAGCAGCAGATCGAGGCTGCCGCTCGCGCCCTCGGGTGCGAGGTGGAGGTCGTGCACCTGGCCGGCCAGTACCGGTGCGGCGGCTCGGAGTTCTTCGACACGTGGAGCGCGGGGCTGCTCGGGATCGGCCGACGCCGGGCAACGGCCTGGTCCGATCTCGTCACCCGCGACGACGAGGACTTCGTCGTGCGCGCCGCGCCCACACCGGCAGCGGTCGAGGAGTGGCTGCTGGCGCAGCAGGCGCGGTTCGGCGGCACGGCCCGCCTGGCGGCCGGTTACTGCTGGAAGTGGAGCGACCCGACGACGGTGGACGGGACGAAGGTGCTCGTGCCCGACGTTCGGATCGGCGACTGGCAGCGCCCGTGGAACGCGAAGCCCGGCAAACGGGTCCCGGACGCGCCCGAGTCGCACTACTGGGCCAGCGACGAGCGCGGCTTCGGCCAGGTCGGCTGCGTCTACACGGCTCAGGGCTTCGAGTACGACTGGGCCGGCGTGATCATCGGTCCCGATTTCGTCCGGCGGGACGGCCGGTGGGTAGCCCGTCGTGAGCACTCCCACGACCCGGCGGTGAAGAGCGCCACCGACGCGAACTTCCACGAGTTGATCAGGAACACCTACAAGGTGCTGCTCACCCGGGGGATGCGCGGGATGTGCGTCTGCTCGACGGATCCGGAGACGCAGGACTACCTGGAGACGATGGCACGCTGA